TAACAAAAAGCCTCCAGCAACCTACCCAACGAAAAAGCAACTTGCGTCTGTCATCTCCCATCAGAAAATTAACCACCCGGTCCACATTTTTCCTGCAATTATCAGGTAACATGGTAAGAGCACAATGTGGATCAGAAAGTGTAACAACCGGTTCTTAtaactgaaaataaaaaatacaaagccATGGGAAAATATATAAAGTATGATCAGTCTGGTGATAGAAGAGTACTTGAGTCTTGACGACCACACACCAACATTAAATCTCTCAAAGCAAAATTGAAGAAACTCATCACAAAACGGCCTCTTAAAAACTGCAAGAGCAAGCACCAAACAAGTTTAGATTTAAGAAATTTAACGAAGGGAGACAACATTACATTTCAAATGTAGGGACAATATGTGAACTTTCACCTGCTTTTCCTGATACTATAATGTCTGCCTCAGTCTCAGATAAACAACTATCGGACGGAACAATATCAACAAGAATCCCATTCAAGTCAAGTATCAGCAGCTTCTTCTTAGTGCTGCAAGGATAACCACTATCTGAAGAGGATTGTAACATTCTTGGCACATTTTCCTCTTTGCTAGTATCCTCTAGATCCTTGCAAGCACCCACATGGTGAAAAGTGGGAACATTTTCAACCATCTTGGTTTCCATCTCCACATCCTTCACTTCTGGGAGCTCGCATTTATCATAGGCAGATAAATTATCACATGTTTTCTCATGGAAATGATATGCTGAATTATCCACATGACCCATCCCATGGACCGTCATCTCGACCTTATCTCCATTGCCCCTGATTTCTTTTTCAATGTTATCTTCAGCAGTATCTTGCAGAGTCACATCCTTCTCATTTTTATGAGTAGTTACTTTAAAACTTTTCTTCTGATTTCTCTTCTTACTTTCCTTACGCACAAGCTCACCATCGCAATAATTTGCAGAAGCCTCTTTCAATTCCAAACCCTTCATTGAAAGAACTTGGCCCcccacttttattttttttatttcgttCTCCAGAAGACCAGGAATTTGAGCATCATCTGAAACCTGTCTTGTGACAGGCATCTCAAACTGTTTCAGACTGTTTTCCAGCTGGTCAGCAGACTTTCTCCTTTTCCTTTGAtaagttttcattttttcctttttctcatcTATTTGCTCCCTCCTACAGGATTTGAGTTCTACCGTTTCAACTGAAAGAGTACCAACCCCATTGTTATCAAACTTGCACTCCTTTAAAATTTCCAAGTTTGATACAGCAACTTCTGGGACAGACTTAAAATCCTGTCTTTCAGAATGCTTTCCCTCAGCCTCTGTAAGATCAACATCTAGATTACTTCCCAAGGCGTTATGCTTCCATTTCTTATCCTCCCTCCTCTTTGTGGATAAACTTACCTCTGCAATGGCTTCCGACTCATTCTTTGAGCAAGTATCGACTGGCTGCAAAAATGAATCAACTTCTTTTTCAGAATGCTCTCCATTAGCCTCATCTCTAGCTTTCCGCTTCTTCCGTCGACTCTTTCCTACAGATGAGTTTACCTTGGCAATGGGTTGTTCCATTCCTGATTCATTCCTCAAGCAAATACTGGCGGGGGACTGCAACGTTGATTCTATTTCTGTTGCTCTAATCTTCACAGAATCACTATCTGTTGAATGCTTACCATCTTTAAAATCATTTTCAGTAGCATTGTGTTTATTTCTCTGCTTaattctccttcttctcctctttgcCGCCCTAGTTAGGACATTTTTTGATTCCATCTTTGAGTTAATATCAACAGTAGATTTTGGGCAAGAATCTGTTTCGAGAGAAGACGCACCCACTTTAACATCCTGAGAATTTACCATGTTCCCCAACAATTTTCAAGTACCCTTCATCCCATTCTGCTGTCAATAACTAGGACGCCCACTACATTTTCCATTCTCAATACCTGACACTGGATTAAGCAAGTTTAAGGTCCAGCAGCTCAAACACCGAATATGGTCATCAAATAGCCCATCAGTCTAGAACAATTGCCAAAGGATCATAACTCCAACCATTCTCCGTCTCCGAGAAAACTCGGTGCCTTCAATTAATTTATACTACAATTCAACCTAACAAAAGATGCACACGCCACAAGTCACAGAACAATCTAACACCAACcaataaaaaaacaagaagaagcaactGAGTTGCCATCTAATGCATGACAAAGGAATGAAGCAACAAAAGTTAAAATCTTGAACGACAACCAAACATCCCATTTCAAACGAAAATTGAAACATAGAAAACCCATTCACATAAGAAAATCGAGTGCAGTTCCAGATAAAATAACAAGAGAGTAACTTGTAAATCCAAGTCGAAAATGGATACtgatttgaagaaaaagaagagagaaccTGGAGAAGCGGCAGGATTGGAATCGGAATCGGAACCGGAAGCGGTACTGCCGCAGAGACCCTTCGCTCGAACTGGGTTGAACTACGAAAAAGGATTATTGGGTAGCGCACTTAGACACCCGACCGGGCAGCAAGTAAACTAGGTTTAGTACGTTTACACCATAATAGATTCTActccattatttatttattttataataataataataattattattattagggttttaaaatttcaactaTGTAATAACGATGAGAGAAAAATTAATGGGGCCCTGTAGCTTTAAAATTATTGGGGCCCAAAAAAACATTTCCTTTATAAAATCATTTTGAGggttcaaaaattttaaatttttttaaaaatatttttttattttgattcattTCACAAatccaacaattttttttttgtttgaaacaaaaatcaaattcaatataaaaaatgtatgtcatgtttttttaatttatattaaatgaTGGAATTGTCATGCACTTTTTCATGttgcatttaatttttatttaaaacaaaatcgatcaaaatataaatataatttttaaaattttttaaaacatttttgaGTCCTAATAATGTACTACAACCTCTCATCCAAATTATATCTCTATTTTGATTTCAGTGCAACAAACTGAGAATTTACAACGTATGACATATTCTTCATGATTAATGTCAAAGAATGAAAGATATTTGATTATATATCTAATGAAGCTGCATCTTTCTGGCAGAAATAATCATACATTTCATGCTCTAACCAGAGAATAGTGAACAGGAATGGAAGTTAATCACTGCAGTACtgcatcttctttcttttttttgaaaagggagAAGGGGATTCGAAACCTGATCACCGAGATGATATACACCATCCTTACCACTCTGACTAGTGGCTTGGGTGTCACTGCAGCACTGCATCTTTGAAGACAACTAAACAAGATATATAacatttcaaagttcaaacatatATAATCCAAAACATCCATTACATTGAGCATCACTGTACCAGTACTTACATGCAAGTAACTATCTTCAAAAGATAAAAATCTATTTGGTATCTTTAAGGCTCTTCTATTTCCATCTTCAAATGACAAATCTGAGTGGAAATAACTGGATCAGCAGCAGGAGATGGTAAGAAGATTGCGCTTTGTTTTATCCTCGGCTTTTCATGAGCTCCATCAACGAATAATTATACGTCGTTCCACAGTCATATACTCTAAGCCCCTTAACAAACTTGGCTGATGAGCTCCATGTCAAGAAGTATCAACAACATCCAATAAGAGATCCTGGTACCCCAGAAGTAAGATCTACAGATCCTTGCTCAACTTAACGGAGGGACATCTTTTAAAATTCAGGCATAAAAAAGCTACGCATACTTTCAATCATTAATCCACGCAAATTTACCAATACGGCAACAAACCTGTGCAATGAAGTACTGTTACTTCTAATACACACACAACACATGCATGTATGAATGTATAAACAGCTTCTGCTACTACGACTACGAGTAATCTTTTGTTTCAGTATAAGCCTTGTAAAACTATTTAACAAGCGTTCTTTTAAAGTTTGAAATAAAGAACTATTCAAAAACAGTAGGCAAGGGACCATAAGAAAGTGAAGCAAGATCAGCAGATATAGGCTATGCAACTTATACGCGCACATGAGACTCTGTAAGTAACCACTCGTCATTCATTCATGTCAGTATGAGAATAGAAGGAAAATAAGGAATACTACAGTAATATTTTTACTGCAaaacaccaactaaaatattCATATTAATAATTTAGTATACATCTTGTTTCACCTACAGTCCTTATTTGGAGTAGAAAATTCTCTTTTCAAATAGAAGGTGGTTGGAGACTTGGTCCCCTTGGTTTCCCTCCCAGCCTCCCCTAACTCTGGGAAAAACTTCCAAACAAGCCATTACAGAAAATATTTATGCAGCAAGCTATATATACACTGATATTGATTACAAAGGACGAAAGTAGAGGCGGCATTCACATGTAAAGAAATAAGCTACATACATGTTTCGAGCTCACTTAGAATTTTGCTAAGATTAACTCTCTCACAATAAAATTCATCTTCCCATGCACCCTTTAGCTAGCAGGTATAGAGACTTGACAGAAAATCAACATTCTAGTTATTTTCACAACTTTCTTTATCGGTCTGCGGCCAAAAAGAGTGAGTTACACTTCTGCAACAACATATAAAGATAGTTTCGAAAGATAGGGAAACATACAGATTTAATCAAAATCTTCTATCATCAAAGAGCAGCTTATCAACGGACGTCAACAGTCTACTTTTATGCTTTAACATACTTATCAACATAGCCCTGCACAAGATTTCAGGAAAACATCTCATAAAACTCATATTAAATTGACTGAAAAGACATTACATCAAAAATTCGTCTGGAAATAAATGCTCTAAAGTAAACAGAATCTCTGATGCCAATACATTGAACAAACAGAATACTTGCTTCTCCCAATGCATTAAAGTATTTCATAGCTCCAAGGGCTGTCAAAGACATCTTTACCATATACGCATTCCATCCTCAGGGGATGGGACTAGGCATTTTTGATTGCCACAACAAAGAACTTGACAAGAACCTAATTTGAATTTGGGGTATGCTAACATATTCACAGTTCTTAATAGAAAATTTCTAGGTAAGAATGAATAACAACATGGCGGCCTCTTTTAACAAGTTAACACATGACGAAATCACCTCATCCAAGAAATGAGAGGAAAGGAGCAACTTAATGCAAAAGTTTTCATTGCATCTATCAAATATCACATGTAAATTTCCATTGCTACAAAAGATTTAATATTCTACCAAAGAAACTATCAAAAGAACATGAAAGTTATACGAGATTTACCATCACAAGCTTTGTTAGCTTTCGCTGCGATGAGTCAATGTACTGATTTATCCTTGCCTGAGACTTGGGTATCTGATGGCTCTTCATAGCTCCCGACACCTTATCAACAGTCTTCTTGACAATCGTCTTAAATGCTTCCTTGCTCATATTACCCTGTCGCCATGATGGCTTTAGAACCTCCTTCACAAAATCTGCAATAGCGACTTTAAAAAGACTCATAGATCTTGACCCTTTGCTCTTCTTGCTCTTCCCTGGGGACTTGATTTGATCAAGTTCAACATCACCCGCTGTCACATTGCCTGTAGGATCACTTGGGCTTGCATTTTCAACAGCACCTACCTCGGCATCTGCTGTCTCTCCAAACTCCTCATTATCAAAAGATGTTGCAAAAACAACTGCACTGGCTTCtttcttgttgttttcttcCACATCCAATGGCCTGTTGGGATCAATGAGCCTCAACACAACGTCACGGTCAATGGTAGATTCCCGCTTGTGAACATGTCCTGATTTATTAAATGAGTACGAAGACGGCTCAATGCTGTCAGAATGAGGATCATTCCGGTCACCACCAGACCTGGAAAAGTTCTGTCCAACATCTCCACCAGACTTTGGTGACGAAGCTTCGTGTCTCAACCCAGCACTGCCAATCCCTTGCCCATCAACTGAATCCTTTTCTTGTCCGAAAAATTTCGAATTGAATTTGGAGAAAAGTGGCTGTTCAAATGTAGATGCATAAGGATTATAGTGAGCAGTAGTTCTTGATCCAAAATCAGGCTGGTAGACTGACTTATTCATGTCCAGATGATCTGGTGCATATGTAGATGAAGAACTGACTTTTCCCGGCAGCTTATTCACATTATCCGCCATGGAGTGGTGTAAACCATGAGGTGGCAGTTGTTCCTGAGAGTAAGGATGAATATGAGGAGTTGAGGTTGAAAGGCCAAACTGAGGCATACGAATACCAGGAAAATTGGTTGCATGAAATTCTTGCGAAAAAGCAGTCGCCTGGGGGTGATTGTTACTCTGAGACAAGGAACTTGAAGTACAAAAACCCTGCACCGGAAGCTGTGCCATGGTACGTTCTCTCAAAAGACCAGGGCCTCCAAATTGTTGATGTGGCAGGTTAAAAACTGGAGGATTCTTCAGTCTAAAATCTTCTGAATGCAAGAAAGGTTGATGAGACTCACGTGTAGCAGCATAAGCTCCATGCGGAAATTCACCAACTTTAGAATAAGTAGCCAACTCGTTCATGTAGGGTCTCGAGAAAGTTTGAGAACCACTGTTATTTCTTGAAGGTAACTGAGCCTGCTGAAATTGTGAAGAAACAACCGGGGTTGTACTTTCTACATTTGAATTATGAGGTGGAAATATTGGGGGAGGTGGCGGCAGGGAAGTTGAAGGTGCGGAGAAGAACGATTGTTGACTGGGTAACATATAAGGAAAACTTTTACCAGGAGCAGATGCAGAAGAAATTGTAGTTTCCTGCAGCATTAAATTATAACCACTTAGTGGTTGTGCCATATGAGGAGTATTCACGCCCTGTGAAAATGGGAGCTGAGGTGGAGGAGGGGGCAACTGGGCACAAAGATGTAGATTTTCTGTTTCAATTGGAATATCACTCTCAGTAGGATTATTACAGGCAGTCGATGATGTTCGATCGGGTGATGAATCAGATGTAGATGAGTTATCTTTCTCAGGATGATCAACATTCTGAACCCTTCCACCTGAAAGATTTGGTTGAGGTTGTTGAATTGCGGAAAATTTCAAAGGACAAACTCCATCTTGAGACGCTTCATCATGTGAATTCACAGT
This DNA window, taken from Tripterygium wilfordii isolate XIE 37 chromosome 20, ASM1340144v1, whole genome shotgun sequence, encodes the following:
- the LOC119987149 gene encoding uncharacterized protein LOC119987149 isoform X2 → MVNSQDVKVGASSLETDSCPKSTVDINSKMESKNVLTRAAKRRRRRIKQRNKHNATENDFKDGKHSTDSDSVKIRATEIESTLQSPASICLRNESGMEQPIAKVNSSVGKSRRKKRKARDEANGEHSEKEVDSFLQPVDTCSKNESEAIAEVSLSTKRREDKKWKHNALGSNLDVDLTEAEGKHSERQDFKSVPEVAVSNLEILKECKFDNNGVGTLSVETVELKSCRREQIDEKKEKMKTYQRKRRKSADQLENSLKQFEMPVTRQVSDDAQIPGLLENEIKKIKVGGQVLSMKGLELKEASANYCDGELVRKESKKRNQKKSFKVTTHKNEKDVTLQDTAEDNIEKEIRGNGDKVEMTVHGMGHVDNSAYHFHEKTCDNLSAYDKCELPEVKDVEMETKMVENVPTFHHVGACKDLEDTSKEENVPRMLQSSSDSGYPCSTKKKLLILDLNGILVDIVPSDSCLSETEADIIVSGKAVFKRPFCDEFLQFCFERFNVGVWSSRLKKNVDRVVNFLMGDDRRKLLFRWSHCTATRFTTVEQRGKPLLLKELKKLWEKVAPKLPWEKGEYNESNTLLLDDSPYKALRNPAHTAIFPHPYDSSDAEDCSLGPGGDIRMYLEGVAGAENVQTYVQQNPFGQPPITESDPSWGFYCKVINADC
- the LOC119987149 gene encoding uncharacterized protein LOC119987149 isoform X1 produces the protein MVNSQDVKVGASSLETDSCPKSTVDINSKMESKNVLTRAAKRRRRRIKQRNKHNATENDFKDGKHSTDSDSVKIRATEIESTLQSPASICLRNESGMEQPIAKVNSSVGKSRRKKRKARDEANGEHSEKEVDSFLQPVDTCSKNESEAIAEVSLSTKRREDKKWKHNALGSNLDVDLTEAEGKHSERQDFKSVPEVAVSNLEILKECKFDNNGVGTLSVETVELKSCRREQIDEKKEKMKTYQRKRRKSADQLENSLKQFEMPVTRQVSDDAQIPGLLENEIKKIKVGGQVLSMKGLELKEASANYCDGELVRKESKKRNQKKSFKVTTHKNEKDVTLQDTAEDNIEKEIRGNGDKVEMTVHGMGHVDNSAYHFHEKTCDNLSAYDKCELPEVKDVEMETKMVENVPTFHHVGACKDLEDTSKEENVPRMLQSSSDSGYPCSTKKKLLILDLNGILVDIVPSDSCLSETEADIIVSGKAVFKRPFCDEFLQFCFERFNVGVWSSRLKKNVDRVVNFLMGDDRRKLLFRWDQSHCTATRFTTVEQRGKPLLLKELKKLWEKVAPKLPWEKGEYNESNTLLLDDSPYKALRNPAHTAIFPHPYDSSDAEDCSLGPGGDIRMYLEGVAGAENVQTYVQQNPFGQPPITESDPSWGFYCKVINADC
- the LOC119987149 gene encoding uncharacterized protein LOC119987149 isoform X3, which produces MVNSQDVKVGASSLETDSCPKSTVDINSKMESKNVLTRAAKRRRRRIKQRNKHNATENDFKDGKHSTDSDSVKIRATEIESTLQSPASICLRNESGMEQPIAKVNSSVGKSRRKKRKARDEANGEHSEKEVDSFLQPVDTCSKNESEAIAEVSLSTKRREDKKWKHNALGSNLDVDLTEAEGKHSERQDFKSVPEVAVSNLEILKECKFDNNGVGTLSVETVELKSCRREQIDEKKEKMKTYQRKRRKSADQLENSLKQFEMPVTRQVSDDAQIPGLLENEIKKIKVGGQVLSMKGLELKEASANYCDGELVRKESKKRNQKKSFKVTTHKNEKDVTLQDTAEDNIEKEIRGNGDKVEMTVHGMGHVDNSAYHFHEKTCDNLSAYDKCELPEVKDVEMETKMVENVPTFHHVGACKDLEDTSKEENVPRMLQSSSDSGYPCSTKKKLLILDLNGILVDIVPSDSCLSETEADIIVSGKAVFKRPFCDEFLQFCFERFNVGVWSSRLKKNVDRVVNFLMGDDRRKLLFRWLVACLISCPSLSSAKLERHYDKGKRRSVSLYCHQVHYS